The genomic region CCCGACGTGAAGTAGAGCATCAGGGGTTCGTCGGCGTCCGTCCGGCGGTCCGCGGTGAAGGTCTCCGGCGCCTCGTCGGCCCCGCCGTAGGAGATCCAGCCCTCGACGTCGGCGCCGACCGAGATCCGGGTGTAGTCGCCGGGCACCTCCTCGAACTTGGCGGTGTCGGTCGACCCTACGAGTACGTGGCGGACCCTGCCGCGTCCGACCCGGTCGCGCAGGTCGGCCGGCCCCAGCAAGGGGGTGGCGGGGATGACGACGGCGCGCAGCTTCATCGCGGCCAGCGCCGTCTCCCACAGTTCTGTCTGGTTGCCGAGCATCACGAGGATCCGGTCGCCCTCGGCCACGCCCTGGTCCCGCAGCCAGTTGGCGGCCCGGTTGGAGCGGGCGGCCATCCGGGCGAAGGAGACCTCGGTGCGGCCGCCGTCCTCCTCGACGATGTGCAGGGCGGTGCGGTCGTTGTTCTCGGCGATGACGTCGAACCAGTCGAGGGCCCAGTTGAAGTGGTCGGGGCGGGGCCAGCGGAAGCCCTCGTACGCCGTGGTGTAGTCCTCACGGTGCTCGATCAGGAAGTCCCGGGCCGCCCGGAACGTCTCCGTCGCATTCGTTGCCGGCATGTGCTCTCCTCGTCGCGAACCCGTCCTTCGGCCGTAACATCATGTAAACAGTGACCCAGATCTCACCACCCCCGGACGGGGGTAGGTCTGCCGGGCTCCGACGGGACGGAGAGTCATGGGCGTACCGGAACCGGGCGAGGCGACGGAGCTGCGGGCTGCCATGCTCAGGCTGCGCCGGACGAGCGGGCTGCCCGTGGTCTTCGGCGGGCTGCTGTCCGACGCCCGTCACGCACGGATCGCCGAGCTGAGCGGGGCGCAGACCCCCGCGCTGCGCGGGCTCGTCATCTCGGCGGGCAGCGGGCTCGGCGGGAAGGCGATCGCCCTGTCGCGGCCGTGCGCGGTCACGGACTACCCGTCGTCGCGCCACATCAGCCACGAGTACGACGCGGCCGTCGCGGCGGAGGGCCTGCGCTCCGTCGTCGTGGTGCCCGTCGTCGTACGCCGCAGGGTGCGCGGTGTGCTGTACGGGGCGCTGCGCGAGCCGCTCACGCTCGGCGACCGTACGTTCGACGCGGCGGCGTCGGCGGCCCGCGACGTGGAGCAGGCCCTGGCCGTACGGGACGAGGTGCAGCAGTTGCTGGCGGCCACCCGGGAGCGGTCCGCCGATCCGGGCGTGGGCCCCGGCACCTGGGAGGACGTCCGTGAGGCTCATCGTGAGCTGCGGGCCCTCGCCCCGAAGATCGTGGACCCGGCGCTGCGCGACGAACTGCTCGCGGTCTGCGGACGGCTCGCGTCGGCCGCGGGGGCGGACCGGTCCCCGGCGGCCGGGCGGGTGCGGCTGGCGCCGCGCGAGGTGGATGTGATCGCCTGCGTCGCGTCCGGTGCGACGAACGCCGTGGCGGCCGAGCGGCTGGGGCTGCGGCCGGAGACCGTGAAGAGCTATCTGCGGTCCGCGATGCGGAAGCTGGGGGCGCACACCCGGATGGAGGCGGTGGTGGCGGCCCGTCGCGCGGGGCTGCTGCCGTGAGGCCCTCAGTCCCCGAAGTCGACGAACGTGCCGAAACGGGTGTCGTGGGCGGGCGCCGAGGACATCACCGTCAGCATCTCCACCGCCTCCTGGGTGATCTCCTCGCGGGTGGCCCGGTCGAGCGTGCCCAGGGCCTGCACGGTGACGGTCGCGGTCTCCGCCGTCTCGTCGAGGCGCCAGAGCGCGGCGAGGAAGCCGTCGGCCAGGACGGTCCCGTAGGTCTGGTTGCCCACGCCGTTGCGGCCCTTGTAAGCGGGCGGGATCACCCGGGTGCGGTCGGCGTGACCCAGCAGGACGTTGTCGAACTCGGGGACTGAGGGCCTCACGGCAGCAGCCCCGCGCGACGGGCCGCCACCACCGCCTCCTGGGTGATCTCCTCGCGGGTGGCCCGGTCGAGCGTGCCCAGGGCCTGCACGGTGACGGTCGCGGTCTCCGCCGTCTCGTCGAGGCGCCAGAGCGCTGCGAGGGAGTGCCGAGCCAGTGCTCGGCGGTCGTCAGGGAGACCTGCCCGCTGCGCCCCCACAGCCCGCGCGGGGTGACCTGGACCAGGGGCAGCCGGCAGCGGGCGGCGACCGCGAGTGCCCGGGGGTCGGCGTCCGGCCAGTGGAGGAGGAGTTCCTCCCGCAGTTCCTTCATGGTGCGGGGCCGTTCCTCGACGAGCTCCCTGGCGAGTGAGGAGAGCCGGTCCTGATCCACGCCTGTGAGCCCGCTGCGGAACATGTTCAGCTCCCGGTCGCGCGCCGGGCCGCCCCCCCCGCCTCCATCCGGGTGTGCGCCCCCAGCTTCCGCATCGCGGACCGCAGATAGCTCTTCACGGTCTCCGGCCGAGCGGCCGGGGCCGCAGGCGTTCGAAGACCTCGCGCATCCGGGTGAGGCCGGCCCACATCTGCATGTCCTTCACCGAGGCCGGGCCGAAGGCCCCGAGGTAGCGCAGCACGGTCCCGTCGGGTGAGGCCGCGGGCTGCGAGGGAGTGCCGAGCCAGTGCTCGGCGGTCGTCAGGGAGACCTGCCCGCTGCGCCCCCACAGCCCGCGCGGGGTGACCTGGACCAGGGGCAGCCGGCAGCGGGCGGCGACCGCGAGTGCCCGGGGGTCGGCGTCCGGCCAGTGGAGGAGGAGTTCCTCCCGCAGTTCCTTCATGGTGCGGGGCCGTTCCTCGACGAGCTCCCTGGCGAGTGAGGAGAGCCGGTCCTGATCCACGCCTGTGAGCCCGCTGCGGAACATGTTCAGCTCCCGGTCGCGCGCCGGCTGGACCAGGGGGCGCAGTGTGAGGGCGTCCTCCGCGGTGTGGGTGTGGATGGTGGAGCGCAGGGTGACGATCCTGACGACCTCACGGGACTCCATCAACGCCGACAGCTCGGCCGGATCGAAGCCCTCCAGCCTGGAGTGGAGCTGGAAGTACGGCGGCCTGGTGTTCTGCGCCTGCAGGCCGACCAGGTGACCGACCGCGTCCTTCACCGGCACGGCGGCGCGGCGCAGCAGCAACTGGCGGCTCATCGTCGCCCTGTTGAGCGCGCGGGTGGAGAGCACGGGAGCGAAGGTGGCGGCCATGGCCCGCAGACTACGCGGGCCCTGCGACACCGCCCCGGAAAGGACGACACTCGCACGGGCACGCGGCACCGCTGCCCGGAGCGCGTCGCCCCTCATGATGGGGCGGTGATCAGCGTCCTGTTCGCCATTCTGACCGCGCTCAGCAACGGCACCGCATCGGTACTGCAGCGCCGCGCCGCCCTCGATGTGCCCGACAGCGAGGCGATGCGCCTGTCGCTGATCGGGCATCTGCTGCGGCAGAAGGTGTGGCTCGCCGGGATCGGCCTCGTGATCGTCGCCGCGGTCTGCCAGGCCGTGGCCCTGGCCACGGGCCCCATCGCCGTGGTCCAGCCCATCTTCGTGATCGAGCTGCCCGCGACGCTGGTCGTCGCCGGGTTCGTCATGCGGGTCGGAGTGGAGCGCCGGGTCTGGCTGGGGGTGGCCGCCGTGACCGTGGGCCTGGCCCTCGCCATGGCGGCCGCCGCGCCGGTCGGTGGCAGCGAGGACGTGCACGGGGCGGCCTGGATCCCGGCTCTGGTGGCCACCGGGATCTTCGAGGCGGTGCTCGTCGCCGCGGCGCTCGGCACCGGCGGCAACGCCCGGGCCGCACTGCTGGGGCTGGCCGCGGCGTGCGGGTACGCGCTGACCGCCGCGCTGATGAAGGACGCCATGTCGCGGCTGGACACCGACGGTGTGACCGGCCTGCTGACGGCATGGCAGCTGTACGCCACCGCGGCGGCCGGCGTGGGCGCGCTGTTCCTCCTCCAGAACGCGCTCCAGGCCGGCTCGCTGGTGGCGGTGCAGCCGATGCTGACGCTCGGGGACGCGCTGATCAGCGTCACCTACGGGGTGACCCTCTTCGGGGAGGAGCTGCGGACCGGGTGGTGGCTGCTGCCCCAGCTGGCGGGGGTGGCGCTGATCACCGTCGGCTGTGTCGTCCTCGCCCGCTC from Streptomyces sp. QL37 harbors:
- a CDS encoding helix-turn-helix transcriptional regulator, yielding MGVPEPGEATELRAAMLRLRRTSGLPVVFGGLLSDARHARIAELSGAQTPALRGLVISAGSGLGGKAIALSRPCAVTDYPSSRHISHEYDAAVAAEGLRSVVVVPVVVRRRVRGVLYGALREPLTLGDRTFDAAASAARDVEQALAVRDEVQQLLAATRERSADPGVGPGTWEDVREAHRELRALAPKIVDPALRDELLAVCGRLASAAGADRSPAAGRVRLAPREVDVIACVASGATNAVAAERLGLRPETVKSYLRSAMRKLGAHTRMEAVVAARRAGLLP
- a CDS encoding DMT family transporter, which encodes MISVLFAILTALSNGTASVLQRRAALDVPDSEAMRLSLIGHLLRQKVWLAGIGLVIVAAVCQAVALATGPIAVVQPIFVIELPATLVVAGFVMRVGVERRVWLGVAAVTVGLALAMAAAAPVGGSEDVHGAAWIPALVATGIFEAVLVAAALGTGGNARAALLGLAAACGYALTAALMKDAMSRLDTDGVTGLLTAWQLYATAAAGVGALFLLQNALQAGSLVAVQPMLTLGDALISVTYGVTLFGEELRTGWWLLPQLAGVALITVGCVVLARSPLATANPAPPPRVK